A genomic segment from Verrucomicrobiia bacterium encodes:
- a CDS encoding cellulase family glycosylhydrolase, whose amino-acid sequence MKRIGWLFICLLQVWSGAAQIPERVVPDGVGVNIHFVTGHEKDLDLIAAAGFKFIRMDFGWESIERNKGEYNWGEYDQLMDNLEKRGLRPVFIFDYSNPLYEEAVTSQNPITHQTHRTLASPQHPQSVAAFARWAAASAKHYQGRHVIWEIWNEPNISFWNPHPDAEQYTALALATSKAVRQAVPDATIIGPASSTFPWPFLEKFLSSGVLEYLDAVSVHPYRSPQKPPETAASDFARLQTLIERYAPESKRNKIPIFSGEWGYSSHTKGISLENQAAFAARQQLSNLFNGVPLSIWYDWKNDGPDPNENENNFGTVLPDLTPKPAYVAIQTLTHELSGYRILRRVALESERDYVLVCQGDGNHQKLVAWTLSEPHSVSLVLNQSASTSLPGHKGNGEGFNASIQGSALVLELSAAPQYVSLEGVGLKESTTR is encoded by the coding sequence ATGAAACGAATCGGCTGGCTTTTCATTTGTCTTCTGCAGGTTTGGAGCGGCGCTGCGCAAATTCCAGAACGGGTGGTGCCGGACGGGGTGGGTGTGAACATTCATTTTGTGACCGGCCACGAGAAGGACCTCGACCTGATTGCAGCGGCGGGATTCAAGTTTATCCGCATGGATTTTGGCTGGGAATCCATCGAGAGAAACAAAGGCGAATACAACTGGGGTGAGTATGATCAACTCATGGATAACCTGGAGAAACGAGGTCTGCGGCCTGTCTTTATCTTCGATTATTCGAATCCTCTGTACGAGGAGGCGGTGACGAGCCAGAATCCGATAACGCATCAAACTCACCGCACGCTAGCCTCGCCGCAACATCCGCAGAGCGTGGCGGCTTTTGCGCGCTGGGCGGCGGCTTCTGCCAAACACTATCAGGGGCGCCATGTGATTTGGGAAATCTGGAACGAGCCGAACATCAGCTTTTGGAACCCGCATCCGGACGCTGAGCAATACACAGCATTGGCGCTGGCCACGAGCAAAGCGGTGCGCCAGGCCGTGCCCGACGCCACGATTATCGGGCCCGCCTCCTCGACGTTTCCATGGCCGTTCCTTGAGAAATTCCTGAGTTCCGGCGTGTTGGAGTACCTGGATGCGGTCAGCGTCCATCCCTATCGCAGCCCGCAGAAGCCCCCCGAGACGGCTGCCAGCGATTTTGCCCGGCTACAAACGCTGATCGAGCGCTATGCGCCGGAATCCAAAAGGAATAAAATCCCCATTTTCAGCGGGGAGTGGGGCTATTCAAGCCACACGAAAGGGATTTCATTAGAGAACCAGGCCGCCTTTGCCGCGCGCCAGCAGCTTTCCAATTTATTCAACGGAGTGCCCTTATCGATTTGGTATGATTGGAAAAACGACGGGCCGGACCCAAATGAGAACGAAAATAATTTTGGGACAGTGTTGCCCGATTTAACCCCTAAACCGGCTTACGTCGCCATCCAAACGTTGACTCACGAGCTGTCAGGCTACCGCATTCTGCGGCGTGTGGCGCTGGAAAGTGAGCGGGATTACGTTCTGGTTTGCCAAGGGGATGGGAATCATCAAAAGCTGGTTGCCTGGACGCTGAGCGAGCCGCATTCAGTGAGCCTGGTGCTCAACCAAAGCGCGAGCACAAGTTTGCCGGGGCACAAGGGGAATGGAGAGGGTTTCAATGCGAGCATCCAGGGGAGCGCCCTGGTACTGGAGTTGAGCGCCGCCCCGCAATACGTCTCGCTTGAAGGAGTTGGTCTGAAGGAGAGCACAACGCGGTAA